A genome region from Alteripontixanthobacter maritimus includes the following:
- a CDS encoding retroviral-like aspartic protease family protein yields the protein MTLRALQSFARLLAIMLPVGAVVAAPSLAMTDPVETAPPVGVAADAGAEILADEPAAEIIETIEDRYERMTVPVTIGGAGPFKFVVDTGAQATAVSQRVAQQLDLPSAGQATIVAMASRRAVEMVDMDGLGLASRIIDGIEAPVLLARNMGGDGIIGLDTLQSLRVLIDFPAQTITLVDADANIGRGGYEIVVRARRKLGQLIITDAKVDGVKTVLIIDTGAQSSIGNRALQKRLRNRAATPMTAIDVNGVLIEGDIGIARKVVLEDLALNDVAIAFADSPAFASLGLADTPALSLGMSHLAMFDRVAIDFAKRRIMFDVPRGAGWRQRIPGRF from the coding sequence ATGACCCTGCGCGCCTTACAATCCTTCGCCCGCCTTCTTGCCATTATGCTGCCGGTCGGTGCGGTTGTGGCAGCCCCCTCGCTTGCGATGACCGATCCTGTGGAAACCGCACCACCGGTCGGCGTCGCCGCGGATGCGGGGGCGGAAATCCTGGCTGACGAACCTGCGGCCGAAATCATCGAGACTATCGAGGACCGGTACGAACGCATGACCGTACCTGTCACCATCGGGGGTGCTGGGCCATTCAAATTCGTGGTCGACACCGGCGCACAGGCAACCGCCGTATCGCAGCGCGTGGCACAGCAGCTTGACCTGCCGTCCGCAGGGCAAGCCACGATTGTCGCCATGGCCAGCCGCCGGGCGGTGGAGATGGTGGACATGGACGGACTTGGCCTGGCCAGCCGCATCATCGACGGGATTGAAGCGCCGGTGTTGCTGGCGCGCAATATGGGCGGGGATGGCATCATCGGGCTAGACACCCTTCAATCCTTGCGCGTCCTGATCGATTTTCCGGCGCAGACCATTACGCTGGTCGATGCGGATGCCAATATCGGGCGTGGCGGATACGAGATCGTAGTACGCGCGCGGCGCAAATTGGGCCAGCTTATCATTACCGATGCGAAGGTGGACGGGGTCAAAACCGTGCTGATCATCGACACCGGCGCGCAGAGCAGCATCGGCAATCGCGCGCTGCAAAAGCGGCTCCGCAATCGTGCGGCAACGCCAATGACTGCGATTGATGTAAACGGCGTACTGATCGAAGGGGATATCGGGATCGCGCGCAAGGTGGTGCTGGAAGATTTGGCCTTGAACGACGTGGCGATAGCCTTTGCAGACTCGCCTGCTTTCGCCAGCCTGGGTCTGGCAGACACGCCGGCGCTCTCGCTCGGGATGAGCCACCTTGCCATGTTCGACCGGGTGGCGATCGATTTTGCCAAACGCCGTATCATGTTCGACGTGCCGCGCGGTGCTGGTTGGCGGCAGAGGATACCAGGCCGGTTCTAG
- a CDS encoding lipopolysaccharide biosynthesis protein → MSNVASPPVTAAFGTRVRSAMAWRWGSQVGAQAITWASTLAVVRLLEPSDYGLFAMTQVVLAALAFLNGYGFATSLIQTDDLSDRRVRQVFGMLLLANGSLAIAQFFLAPVAAAYYGQPLVADMLRIQAVLFLTTPFIAMPSALLARRIEFRWQGLVNLICAVIGGTTALVLAWFGFGVWALVYAPIAMFTARGIGLSIAARLWVKPVFDFRGAGDIVTFGGALTICQLFWILQSQSDIFIAGRAFSPHELGLYSEALFLTLILTGRFLPPVNEVAFPAYSELHKQGTALAPFFTRTVRTVLLVCAPAYIGLSLVAEPAVLILFGPKWAEMSPIIAGLALAMPAMAVQIVCSPATNATGRPHAYLATSAAGAVIFPIGFLIGIGSGPMGLVHAWWVAAPLLLVITLAVTLPIIKVRMTDLLAQLAPVMLATGAMAAAVYLVRMAFADMGMVVELLSAVVAGAVVYGGVLWLVWPHILRETWAMLRHGEAGPTQSPPMPRSGPQPSADVPAA, encoded by the coding sequence ATGAGTAACGTCGCATCTCCCCCGGTTACAGCTGCCTTTGGCACGCGCGTACGCAGTGCCATGGCGTGGCGCTGGGGCAGTCAGGTTGGCGCGCAGGCTATTACATGGGCCAGCACCCTGGCGGTCGTCCGCTTGCTCGAACCATCGGATTACGGCCTGTTTGCCATGACGCAGGTGGTGCTGGCAGCCCTGGCGTTCCTCAATGGTTATGGGTTTGCCACCTCGCTCATCCAGACGGACGATCTGTCCGACCGCCGTGTGCGGCAAGTGTTCGGGATGCTGCTGTTGGCCAATGGCAGCCTTGCCATCGCACAGTTCTTTCTCGCCCCCGTGGCAGCAGCCTATTACGGGCAACCGCTGGTAGCGGATATGCTGCGTATCCAGGCGGTACTGTTCCTCACCACCCCTTTCATTGCCATGCCGTCTGCCCTGCTTGCCCGCCGAATAGAGTTTCGCTGGCAGGGGCTGGTCAACCTGATCTGCGCTGTCATCGGCGGGACAACTGCGCTGGTGCTGGCCTGGTTCGGCTTTGGCGTATGGGCGCTGGTCTACGCGCCCATCGCGATGTTTACCGCGCGCGGCATCGGGCTGAGTATTGCGGCCAGGCTGTGGGTGAAGCCGGTGTTCGACTTTCGCGGGGCGGGCGATATCGTCACCTTTGGCGGAGCGCTGACGATCTGCCAGCTTTTCTGGATCCTGCAGAGCCAGTCCGACATCTTCATCGCGGGCCGCGCGTTTTCGCCGCACGAACTGGGCCTCTATTCCGAAGCGCTGTTCCTTACCCTAATACTGACTGGCCGCTTCCTGCCGCCGGTCAACGAGGTGGCCTTCCCCGCCTATTCGGAATTGCACAAACAAGGCACGGCGCTTGCGCCCTTCTTCACGCGAACTGTTCGCACGGTGCTGCTAGTATGCGCGCCAGCCTATATCGGGCTGTCGCTGGTGGCGGAGCCTGCGGTGCTGATCCTGTTCGGGCCGAAATGGGCAGAGATGTCGCCGATCATCGCGGGGCTCGCGCTGGCCATGCCGGCGATGGCAGTCCAGATCGTGTGCAGCCCGGCGACCAATGCCACGGGCCGTCCGCACGCATATCTTGCGACAAGCGCCGCGGGCGCGGTGATTTTCCCCATAGGTTTCCTGATCGGAATAGGCAGCGGCCCGATGGGGCTGGTCCATGCGTGGTGGGTAGCTGCACCGCTGCTGCTGGTGATTACGCTGGCTGTCACCCTGCCCATCATCAAGGTGCGTATGACGGATCTTTTGGCTCAACTCGCGCCTGTGATGCTGGCTACGGGCGCAATGGCGGCGGCGGTGTATCTGGTGCGTATGGCCTTTGCCGATATGGGTATGGTGGTGGAGCTTCTGTCTGCGGTCGTCGCCGGCGCGGTTGTTTATGGCGGTGTCCTATGGCTTGTGTGGCCGCACATCCTGCGCGAGACATGGGCGATGCTGCGCCATGGCGAGGCAGGGCCGACCCAAAGCCCCCCAATGCCGCGATCCGGCCCGCAGCCTTCGGCAGATGTGCCAGCCGCCTGA
- a CDS encoding TonB-dependent receptor, protein MLLPKSFLAGASALALAVPSIAAAGTVSGTVIDASETVALRAANVRIVELDRSSKTERDGSFYFADVPAGTYTLEVRYVGAPATTQTITVTETGTANVMIQVGDQGADNEILVIGQAANLASSLSRKRNADGVSDVLTRDAIGQFPDQNVAESLRRLPGINVLNDQGEGRFVSVRGLSPDLNATSLNGVRLPSPESDTRGVALDVISSDIIESIEVKKSLTPDMDGDTIGASIEIETTSAFDRRKDLLTVKAEGSYNELADRLSPKGSVDFSTRISDNFGVSGGLSYYNREFETDNIEADDWERDGDLVYAEEFQYRDYDVERERISATLGLDFRAGETTELYVRGIYSQFDDQEFRRRLTFDLGDANASGSTEALIFSDDEAITIERDIKDRFESQKIRSLTFGGESKWGGWFAEYSASWAKSTELENGSVDPTQFEREYEQEGLQVGFDVSDARVPLYSVLADPGDFFTPSAYELNDVEFVVLSSAQDEEYSAQWDIGREFLTGSGVFTVQGGFKGRWREKSFDATVEFYEADDYTLADALGEGPTYRLADLSPLPGYTAATEFFRDNFDQFEFQEIDSQFDSAVSDFSVDEDILAGYLLGRWDSSDLTVIAGVRYENTSNILRGNDVLLVEEDGALPGGGTALDDTVIVTPVEIDKDYDHWLPSINVRYEAAPDLILRAATYRSIVRPGPFQQAPRIAVEEADDGEREGEFGNPDLLPAEAWNFDAAAEYYLGSNGAIFASFFYKSLDDFIYEQNSDAGGIFRGVAFDEATILSNGQDGEILGIELGFAQTLKGPLDGIVLQANYTFTDSSGEVTTVASDGPRSITLPTTSRHTANFSLGYDKGPVDVRLSGTYRDRYLDELSDVVELDRYVDDHFQLDLSAKYRINDGIQLYYEWVNINNAKYFAYNELGGRRNLYQFEEYNWTMKFGARVTF, encoded by the coding sequence ATGTTATTGCCGAAATCATTTCTCGCTGGCGCAAGCGCGTTGGCTCTTGCCGTACCATCTATTGCTGCTGCTGGTACCGTGTCCGGTACGGTCATCGATGCGAGTGAGACCGTCGCGCTTCGCGCAGCCAATGTGCGCATTGTGGAGCTCGACCGTTCCTCCAAGACCGAACGTGATGGTTCGTTCTATTTCGCGGATGTTCCCGCCGGCACCTATACGCTCGAAGTTCGCTATGTCGGCGCGCCTGCAACCACGCAAACCATCACCGTAACAGAGACAGGCACAGCCAATGTTATGATCCAGGTCGGCGATCAGGGTGCCGACAATGAAATTCTGGTCATCGGTCAGGCCGCGAACCTTGCCAGTTCGCTTTCTCGCAAGCGCAATGCAGACGGAGTGTCCGATGTTCTGACGCGCGACGCGATCGGCCAGTTTCCCGATCAGAACGTGGCAGAGAGCCTGCGGCGCCTGCCGGGCATCAACGTGCTGAACGATCAGGGTGAAGGGCGGTTTGTTTCCGTCCGCGGTCTTAGTCCCGACCTCAACGCCACATCGCTGAACGGGGTTCGGTTACCTTCACCAGAAAGCGATACGCGCGGCGTCGCGCTGGACGTTATCTCCAGTGACATTATCGAATCCATCGAGGTAAAAAAATCGCTGACGCCGGACATGGATGGCGACACGATCGGCGCGTCGATTGAAATCGAAACTACCAGCGCGTTCGATCGTCGCAAGGATCTGCTCACAGTCAAGGCCGAAGGCAGCTACAACGAGTTGGCCGACAGGCTCTCACCCAAAGGCAGCGTAGATTTCTCCACCCGCATCAGCGACAATTTTGGCGTGTCGGGCGGGCTTTCATATTACAATCGGGAGTTTGAAACCGATAATATCGAGGCGGATGACTGGGAGCGTGATGGCGATCTCGTCTACGCTGAAGAATTCCAGTATCGCGACTATGATGTCGAACGGGAACGTATCAGTGCCACGTTGGGCCTCGATTTTCGTGCCGGAGAGACAACCGAATTGTATGTTCGCGGCATATACAGCCAGTTCGACGATCAGGAATTCCGCCGCCGCCTGACCTTCGACCTCGGTGACGCCAATGCCTCGGGTAGCACCGAAGCGCTGATCTTCAGCGATGACGAGGCCATCACAATCGAACGCGACATCAAGGATCGCTTCGAAAGTCAGAAAATCCGCAGCCTGACCTTCGGTGGCGAAAGCAAATGGGGCGGTTGGTTCGCCGAATACTCGGCTAGCTGGGCAAAATCGACCGAGCTTGAAAATGGTAGCGTCGATCCCACCCAGTTCGAGCGCGAATACGAACAGGAGGGGTTGCAGGTCGGCTTTGATGTATCCGACGCGCGCGTGCCGCTCTATTCCGTACTGGCCGATCCCGGTGACTTCTTTACCCCTTCGGCATACGAACTGAACGATGTCGAATTCGTCGTCCTGTCCTCTGCGCAGGACGAGGAGTACAGCGCACAATGGGATATCGGCCGCGAATTCCTTACCGGCTCAGGAGTCTTCACCGTGCAGGGCGGCTTCAAAGGACGATGGCGCGAGAAATCGTTCGATGCGACGGTCGAGTTTTACGAAGCTGACGATTATACACTTGCCGACGCTTTGGGTGAAGGACCGACATATCGGTTAGCCGACCTGTCCCCGCTGCCAGGCTACACTGCGGCAACTGAATTTTTTCGCGACAATTTCGACCAGTTCGAATTTCAGGAGATCGACAGTCAATTCGATTCTGCCGTGTCCGATTTCTCGGTCGATGAGGATATCCTGGCAGGATACCTGCTGGGCCGATGGGATAGTTCCGACCTGACTGTTATTGCCGGTGTGCGGTACGAAAACACTTCGAACATCCTGCGCGGCAACGATGTTTTGCTGGTCGAGGAGGACGGAGCGTTGCCCGGTGGCGGCACTGCTCTGGACGATACCGTGATCGTGACACCTGTAGAAATCGACAAGGATTACGACCACTGGTTGCCAAGTATAAATGTCCGATATGAAGCAGCGCCGGACCTGATCTTGCGCGCTGCGACCTATCGCTCCATCGTGCGGCCCGGCCCCTTCCAGCAGGCGCCACGCATTGCCGTTGAGGAAGCCGATGACGGCGAGCGTGAGGGCGAGTTTGGCAATCCCGACCTGCTCCCCGCCGAGGCATGGAATTTCGATGCTGCGGCCGAGTATTATCTTGGTTCCAACGGCGCAATTTTCGCCTCGTTTTTCTACAAGAGCCTCGATGATTTCATCTACGAGCAGAATAGCGATGCCGGGGGGATTTTCCGCGGAGTGGCCTTCGACGAAGCGACCATCCTGAGCAACGGGCAGGATGGGGAAATCTTGGGAATAGAGTTGGGTTTCGCACAGACGCTGAAAGGTCCGTTGGATGGTATCGTATTGCAAGCAAATTACACCTTTACCGACAGCAGCGGCGAGGTGACGACAGTCGCCAGCGATGGACCGCGCTCTATCACCCTGCCCACTACCTCGCGGCACACTGCGAACTTCTCGCTCGGCTACGACAAGGGTCCGGTCGACGTCCGATTGTCGGGAACCTATCGCGACAGATATCTGGATGAACTGTCCGACGTGGTCGAGCTCGACCGATATGTCGACGACCATTTCCAGCTCGATCTAAGTGCGAAATACCGAATCAATGACGGCATCCAGCTCTATTACGAGTGGGTGAACATCAACAATGCGAAATACTTTGCTTACAACGAGCTGGGCGGACGCCGTAACCTCTACCAGTTCGAGGAATACAACTGGACGATGAAATTCGGCGCGCGGGTGACATTCTGA
- a CDS encoding phytase: MAAATGAAGLLASCSAITVSGNPAVPVYAVAETAPVGTANEDAADDPAIWRNAANPAASLVVATDKKGGLYVYDLSGQVKHFFARPALNNVDLADMGNKGVIVFASDRSDLANANIALFRLDTSSGELSEIATLPSGSGEGYGICGYEKDGRLIVYTAPKEGNIGEWEIAVSTAPSIKPLRKMRVPSQPEGCAIDARNGNLYIGEEAGGVWRFANGASEGQLVAAVDNRNLVADLEGLALVPEGETGGWLYASSQGDNTYMRYTLPDLTPAGRFRIAAGVFGSTEETDGIEARRGDFGPDFPGGLFVAQDGQNGAGAQNFKFVPLGAIEKALSVGVAQTTVVEKTSAGK; encoded by the coding sequence TTGGCAGCCGCAACAGGGGCTGCGGGCCTGCTCGCCTCTTGCTCCGCAATCACCGTTAGTGGCAATCCAGCGGTACCGGTTTATGCGGTGGCGGAGACCGCGCCTGTAGGCACTGCGAACGAAGATGCGGCCGATGACCCTGCGATCTGGCGCAATGCTGCCAATCCAGCTGCGAGCCTGGTGGTGGCGACCGACAAGAAGGGCGGCCTCTACGTCTACGACCTATCCGGACAGGTGAAACATTTTTTTGCCCGCCCCGCGCTCAATAATGTCGATCTGGCCGATATGGGCAATAAAGGCGTGATTGTTTTCGCCAGCGACCGGAGCGATCTCGCCAATGCGAACATTGCGCTGTTTCGCCTGGACACTTCGAGCGGAGAATTGAGCGAGATCGCCACCCTGCCTTCCGGATCTGGTGAGGGATACGGCATTTGTGGTTACGAGAAGGACGGCCGCCTGATTGTCTATACCGCCCCCAAGGAAGGCAATATCGGCGAGTGGGAAATTGCCGTCTCGACTGCCCCGTCAATTAAACCCTTGCGTAAAATGCGCGTACCCAGCCAGCCCGAAGGATGCGCTATCGATGCACGCAATGGCAACCTCTATATCGGCGAAGAAGCAGGCGGTGTGTGGCGGTTCGCAAACGGTGCGAGCGAAGGCCAGCTCGTCGCGGCGGTAGACAACCGAAACCTGGTTGCAGACCTCGAAGGCCTGGCGCTGGTTCCAGAAGGCGAAACGGGCGGTTGGCTCTACGCGTCCAGTCAGGGCGATAACACCTATATGCGGTACACCCTGCCGGACCTGACACCTGCGGGCAGATTCCGCATCGCCGCGGGCGTTTTCGGAAGCACTGAGGAAACCGATGGGATCGAAGCCAGGCGCGGAGACTTCGGGCCCGATTTTCCGGGCGGATTATTCGTTGCGCAAGATGGTCAGAACGGAGCGGGAGCGCAGAATTTCAAGTTCGTACCGCTAGGCGCGATCGAGAAAGCTCTCTCCGTTGGCGTCGCGCAAACGACCGTTGTCGAGAAGACCTCGGCCGGCAAATAA
- a CDS encoding sugar kinase, with product MSEFLSFGEIMLRLKTQGHERFFQSPVFEATFGGGEANVAVALANYGLDAGFVSALPDNDIGAAAIGELRRFGVDTSHIRRSGDRVGIYFLESGANQRPSKVIYDRARSSICEAGPGNFDWPAIFDGAKWLHITGITPALSQSAADVSLECVKAAQAAGVTVSCDFNFRGKLWKYGKTAPEVMRDLVEHVDVGIANEEDCQKSLDISVDVDVESGELDTAKYEALSEKVLDIYPGMAAIAITLRESLSADRNNWSACLRTRDGGFKLSRRYEMTDIVDRVGGGDSFASALIYGLNAYDDRQQSLEFAVAASCLKHSILGDFNRVSVPEVEKLMSGDGSGRVQR from the coding sequence ATGAGCGAATTCCTGTCCTTCGGCGAAATCATGCTTCGCCTGAAAACGCAGGGCCATGAACGGTTCTTCCAGTCCCCCGTGTTCGAAGCCACGTTCGGCGGCGGCGAAGCGAATGTGGCCGTGGCGCTGGCAAATTATGGTTTAGATGCAGGTTTTGTATCGGCCCTACCCGATAATGATATCGGGGCGGCAGCAATCGGTGAACTGCGCCGCTTCGGTGTCGATACCAGCCACATCCGCCGTTCGGGCGACCGCGTTGGTATCTATTTTCTGGAAAGCGGCGCCAACCAAAGACCATCCAAAGTGATCTACGACCGTGCGCGTTCGTCGATCTGCGAGGCTGGTCCGGGAAATTTCGATTGGCCTGCTATATTCGACGGCGCAAAATGGCTTCATATCACCGGCATCACACCGGCCCTAAGCCAGTCGGCAGCCGACGTCAGTCTGGAATGTGTGAAAGCCGCTCAGGCAGCCGGCGTCACCGTGTCATGCGATTTCAACTTCCGCGGCAAATTATGGAAATACGGCAAGACGGCGCCCGAGGTAATGCGAGATCTGGTCGAACATGTGGATGTCGGCATAGCGAATGAGGAAGACTGCCAGAAGTCGCTAGATATTTCGGTCGATGTGGACGTTGAGTCGGGCGAGCTCGATACGGCAAAGTACGAAGCGCTGTCGGAAAAGGTGCTCGATATCTATCCTGGCATGGCCGCCATCGCGATTACCCTGCGCGAAAGCCTGAGCGCAGACCGCAATAATTGGTCTGCCTGCCTGCGCACGCGGGACGGCGGCTTCAAGCTTTCGCGCCGCTACGAGATGACGGACATCGTGGACCGCGTCGGCGGTGGCGACAGCTTTGCCTCGGCCTTGATCTATGGGCTCAACGCCTATGACGATCGCCAGCAAAGCCTGGAATTCGCCGTTGCAGCGAGCTGCCTGAAACACTCGATCCTAGGTGATTTCAACCGGGTCAGCGTACCGGAGGTCGAAAAACTGATGTCGGGCGACGGTTCGGGCCGCGTGCAACGCTAG
- a CDS encoding glycosyl hydrolase family 28-related protein — protein sequence MRHFVGKRLASKALFCAFVAFTGSSQAVLAQDLPKILSNPETRDRHYLPDFSYAGYEFGIQPIPDVTAEIAVADYGAVPDDGIDDSAAIKQALAAAHSMDTPVRVRFDSGRYQLSEILWIERSGIVLSGMGSGDNGTELYMPRPLNQIDDGGALTEIRAYLKEEDKYERQKSANLDVLFSEYSWSGGFLWTRVPGGRHATYLKRYDREIEKPADIASAKRGERHLEVRSASGLSTGDVLQIHWHNRAGPDGALIASLYGDTDLKIGARHWESPDRPLVRQATRIEAIDGNRVTIADPLLHDINGELPAYFAKWDHLSEVGIESIALTFPENPYFGHHNEAGYNGIYFTGVHNGWIRDVRVTNADSGILTDDLANVTIANIVTDGDHKAHYAVHVGNVHNVLIDGLDVMNPTQHSLSFNTQATKSVYRDAEVWTTPTLDQHAGANHQNLYDSVTVHVAPNDQAEDGTPLYDLFKAGGAGYWQPGHGRYNTIWNLNIRVEGGVEADAPIAIVGKSEGPEARVVGVFGNRPILFDYNPEPYSESMGERVTAAPSLYDYQRNQRLSGRSAK from the coding sequence ATGCGACACTTTGTTGGCAAGCGACTGGCATCAAAGGCTTTATTTTGCGCGTTTGTGGCGTTTACAGGCAGCTCACAAGCTGTGCTCGCGCAGGATCTACCTAAAATTCTCTCCAACCCGGAAACGCGCGATCGGCATTACCTGCCGGACTTTTCCTACGCCGGTTATGAATTCGGCATCCAGCCCATTCCCGATGTGACCGCCGAGATTGCGGTAGCAGATTATGGGGCGGTGCCGGATGACGGAATTGATGACAGCGCTGCCATCAAACAGGCGCTCGCCGCAGCGCACTCCATGGACACGCCAGTGCGTGTCCGCTTCGACAGCGGGCGCTACCAGCTTTCCGAAATCCTGTGGATCGAGCGCAGCGGTATTGTCCTGTCCGGCATGGGTAGCGGTGATAATGGGACGGAGCTTTATATGCCCCGCCCGCTGAACCAGATCGACGATGGCGGCGCGCTGACTGAAATCCGCGCTTATCTGAAGGAAGAGGACAAATACGAGCGGCAGAAGAGCGCCAATCTGGACGTTCTGTTTTCGGAATACAGCTGGAGTGGGGGTTTCCTCTGGACCCGCGTCCCCGGCGGCCGTCACGCAACCTACCTCAAACGCTACGACCGCGAAATCGAGAAGCCGGCCGACATCGCTTCGGCCAAACGCGGAGAGCGCCATTTGGAAGTGCGGTCAGCGAGCGGACTGTCGACAGGCGATGTACTGCAAATCCATTGGCACAACAGGGCCGGCCCGGACGGCGCACTGATTGCATCGCTCTATGGTGATACCGACCTGAAGATTGGCGCCCGTCATTGGGAAAGCCCGGACCGGCCGCTTGTGCGTCAGGCGACCCGCATCGAAGCCATCGACGGCAACCGTGTCACGATTGCGGACCCGTTGCTGCACGATATCAATGGGGAGCTCCCGGCGTACTTTGCCAAATGGGACCATCTGTCCGAAGTCGGCATCGAGAGTATCGCCCTCACCTTCCCCGAAAATCCTTATTTCGGGCATCATAACGAGGCTGGCTACAACGGCATCTATTTCACCGGCGTCCATAATGGCTGGATCCGCGATGTCCGCGTGACCAATGCCGATAGCGGCATCCTGACCGACGATCTGGCCAATGTAACGATTGCGAACATCGTCACCGATGGCGACCACAAGGCGCATTACGCGGTCCACGTCGGCAACGTACACAATGTACTGATTGATGGGCTGGATGTGATGAACCCTACCCAGCACTCCCTCAGCTTCAACACGCAGGCCACGAAATCGGTCTACCGCGATGCGGAAGTCTGGACCACACCGACGCTCGATCAGCATGCCGGGGCCAACCACCAGAACCTGTATGACAGCGTAACTGTACACGTTGCACCGAATGACCAGGCGGAGGACGGCACCCCGCTCTATGATCTCTTCAAGGCAGGCGGTGCAGGTTACTGGCAACCTGGGCACGGCCGTTACAACACGATCTGGAACCTAAACATTCGTGTCGAAGGCGGTGTGGAAGCTGACGCACCAATCGCTATCGTTGGTAAATCTGAAGGGCCGGAAGCGCGCGTCGTGGGTGTATTTGGCAACCGCCCAATCCTGTTCGACTACAATCCGGAACCGTACTCTGAATCGATGGGCGAGCGTGTCACGGCGGCACCGTCCCTGTACGATTACCAGCGCAACCAACGACTTTCGGGCAGGAGCGCGAAATGA